A portion of the Algisphaera agarilytica genome contains these proteins:
- a CDS encoding VOC family protein — protein sequence MPKLLTSATVLLVRDVHASADYFRDCCGFKYDRFWGEPPSFCMVWRDHLCLMLKQTDQHDMIVPNWKVEEKLWDAYFWVDDADALYEEFKAAGAKMDYGPCDQPYGCREFGIQDLDGHDIAFGQDMDTSAAE from the coding sequence ATGCCCAAACTCCTGACCAGCGCCACCGTACTCCTTGTCCGCGACGTCCACGCCTCGGCGGACTACTTCCGCGACTGCTGCGGGTTCAAGTACGACCGGTTCTGGGGTGAGCCGCCGAGCTTCTGCATGGTGTGGCGGGACCACCTCTGCCTGATGCTCAAGCAGACCGACCAGCACGACATGATCGTGCCGAACTGGAAGGTCGAGGAGAAGCTCTGGGACGCGTACTTCTGGGTCGACGATGCGGATGCGCTCTACGAAGAGTTCAAGGCCGCCGGGGCGAAGATGGACTACGGGCCGTGCGACCAGCCCTACGGCTGCCGGGAGTTCGGCATCCAGGACCTCGACGGCCACGACATCGCCTTCGGCCAGGACATGGACACCTCCGCCGCGGAGTGA
- the accD gene encoding acetyl-CoA carboxylase, carboxyltransferase subunit beta, producing MADDSAKTPRAAAASAVEAAKAETSDKDLPVNGDRRRTWQDMTNANGDQPKANVPAGLWLRCPACAAMSYRKQVEANQHVCPECDHHYRIGADQRIKLLVDPGSFEPLWDNLGPKDTLQFTDRKSYKDRIAAEQKKTGHKDALVAGKAFIKGRGVVLAVMNPEFMMASMGSVVGEKITRAIELATELDRPVIVVCAGGGARMQEATLAVSQMIKTSAALARHDDAGGLYIALLTDPTTGGTAASFAMLGDLILAEPKALIGFTGARVIANTVRQELPEGFQRSEFLKEKGFVDRVIHRQDLRSEISRIIDYAGK from the coding sequence GTGGCCGACGACTCCGCCAAAACCCCTCGAGCCGCCGCCGCCTCGGCGGTCGAAGCCGCCAAAGCCGAAACCTCCGACAAAGACCTCCCGGTCAACGGCGACCGCCGCCGGACCTGGCAAGACATGACAAACGCCAACGGCGACCAACCCAAAGCCAACGTCCCGGCCGGCCTCTGGCTGCGCTGCCCCGCCTGCGCCGCTATGAGCTACCGCAAGCAGGTCGAAGCCAACCAGCACGTCTGCCCCGAATGCGACCACCACTACCGCATCGGTGCCGACCAGCGCATCAAGCTCCTGGTCGACCCCGGCAGCTTCGAGCCGCTCTGGGACAACCTCGGTCCCAAGGACACCCTCCAGTTCACCGACCGCAAGTCCTACAAAGACCGCATCGCCGCCGAGCAGAAGAAGACCGGCCACAAAGACGCGCTCGTCGCGGGCAAGGCCTTCATCAAGGGCCGCGGCGTCGTGCTCGCCGTGATGAACCCCGAGTTCATGATGGCGTCGATGGGCAGCGTCGTCGGCGAAAAGATCACCCGCGCCATCGAACTCGCCACCGAACTCGACCGCCCGGTCATCGTTGTTTGTGCGGGCGGCGGTGCCCGGATGCAGGAAGCCACCCTCGCGGTGTCGCAGATGATCAAGACCAGCGCCGCCCTGGCCCGTCACGACGACGCGGGCGGCCTCTACATCGCCCTGCTCACCGACCCGACCACCGGCGGCACCGCCGCGTCCTTCGCCATGCTCGGCGACCTCATCCTCGCCGAACCCAAAGCCCTCATCGGCTTCACCGGCGCCCGCGTCATCGCCAACACCGTCCGCCAGGAACTGCCCGAGGGCTTCCAACGCTCCGAGTTCCTCAAGGAAAAAGGCTTCGTCGACCGCGTCATCCACCGCCAAGACCTCCGCAGCGAGATCAGCCGGATCATCGACTACGCCGGGAAATGA
- a CDS encoding fumarylacetoacetate hydrolase family protein: MHLTRFVDPHGRLRYGKDRGDGTAELLADSAFPDPQSLTGEVVEIAQRRAPIAPPNIFCIGLNYREHATETGAPIPERPVIFMKPTTTLCDPGSPVVIPASQMKGPEVDSEAELGIVMGTKDGQPAKDVSEADALDYVLGYTCGSDISARRWQKQGGGGQWVRGKGFDSFCPLGPVIVTQGEGDGDIADPQQLSITGKLNDTVMQSSHTSDMIFSVAEIVAFLSRDTTLLPGTLILTGTPPGVGFVREPAVWVMPGDELTVEIEKIGTLRNPVVQA; this comes from the coding sequence ATGCACCTGACCCGATTTGTTGACCCCCACGGCCGATTGCGCTACGGGAAGGACCGGGGCGACGGAACCGCCGAATTGTTGGCCGATTCCGCCTTCCCCGACCCACAATCTCTCACCGGCGAGGTGGTCGAGATCGCCCAACGCCGCGCCCCGATCGCTCCACCCAACATCTTCTGCATCGGGCTGAACTACCGGGAGCACGCCACCGAGACCGGGGCCCCGATCCCCGAGCGGCCGGTGATCTTCATGAAGCCCACGACCACGCTCTGCGACCCCGGCAGCCCGGTGGTCATCCCCGCCTCGCAGATGAAGGGCCCCGAGGTCGACAGCGAGGCCGAGCTTGGGATCGTCATGGGTACCAAAGACGGCCAACCCGCGAAGGACGTCAGCGAAGCCGACGCGCTCGATTACGTCCTGGGCTACACCTGCGGCAGCGACATCTCCGCCCGGCGGTGGCAGAAGCAGGGCGGCGGCGGTCAGTGGGTCCGCGGCAAGGGGTTCGATTCGTTCTGCCCGCTGGGCCCGGTGATCGTGACGCAGGGTGAGGGCGACGGCGATATCGCCGACCCGCAGCAGCTGTCCATCACCGGCAAGCTCAACGACACGGTGATGCAGTCGAGCCACACCAGCGACATGATCTTTTCGGTCGCCGAGATCGTTGCGTTTCTGAGTCGGGACACGACGCTCTTGCCGGGCACGTTGATCCTGACCGGCACGCCGCCGGGCGTGGGCTTTGTGCGTGAACCCGCGGTGTGGGTGATGCCGGGGGATGAGTTGACCGTTGAGATCGAGAAGATCGGGACGCTGCGCAACCCGGTCGTGCAAGCCTGA
- a CDS encoding type IV pilus modification PilV family protein, whose product MQARRRPKFIHRAHRRARGFNLVEVLLASALLAVVVAGLSQTVVSGQAHTYNALHEERALALAEALMEEALALSYADQGGDTTFGPDTDENTRAVYDGLDDMHGYTEDAGTLADPAGVLYPETYQVFSRAVTVATDTATIAGLGGTIDGMTLTVTVAEAGGREWTITRFVPEPAE is encoded by the coding sequence ATGCAGGCCAGGAGAAGGCCCAAATTCATCCATCGTGCCCATCGGCGAGCCCGCGGCTTCAACCTTGTTGAGGTGTTGCTGGCGTCTGCGCTGTTGGCGGTGGTGGTGGCCGGGCTGAGTCAGACCGTGGTGTCGGGCCAGGCCCACACGTACAACGCGCTGCACGAGGAGCGGGCGTTGGCGTTGGCCGAGGCTTTAATGGAAGAGGCGTTGGCGTTGTCCTACGCCGACCAGGGCGGCGACACCACCTTCGGCCCCGATACCGACGAAAACACCCGCGCCGTCTACGACGGCCTGGACGACATGCACGGCTACACCGAAGACGCAGGCACCCTCGCCGACCCGGCGGGCGTGCTCTACCCCGAGACGTATCAGGTCTTCAGCCGAGCGGTCACGGTGGCAACGGATACCGCCACGATCGCGGGCCTGGGCGGAACGATCGACGGCATGACGCTGACCGTGACGGTCGCGGAGGCCGGCGGGCGTGAATGGACCATTACGCGTTTTGTCCCGGAGCCCGCCGAATGA
- a CDS encoding type II secretion system protein, with the protein MKTTRHRGCRGLTLVELMMALGVMGLISAAIAGMLSAVAYGTSADSDVRKLVARGKMVSMRLDAALRGSRMVLDAGSDWVALWERDLDENGEPSLLEVRLIEFDAATESLSSYTAPDGTTDVLYSTSSDFDAITHTLRGTADFPETRWGNDATAFEFTLDQTDPQAARLASYRLSLNAGNLTEVVIGTTLLRTNP; encoded by the coding sequence GTGAAGACAACCCGACACCGCGGCTGCCGCGGCCTGACGCTGGTCGAGCTGATGATGGCGCTGGGCGTCATGGGGCTGATCAGCGCCGCGATCGCGGGCATGCTCTCGGCGGTGGCGTACGGCACCAGTGCCGACAGCGACGTCCGCAAGCTCGTCGCACGCGGCAAGATGGTGTCGATGCGTCTGGATGCTGCGCTGCGTGGCAGCCGGATGGTGCTCGACGCGGGAAGCGATTGGGTGGCGCTCTGGGAACGCGACCTCGATGAGAACGGCGAGCCCAGCCTGCTGGAGGTCCGCCTGATCGAATTCGACGCGGCTACAGAATCGCTGTCGTCGTACACCGCGCCGGACGGCACGACGGATGTGTTGTACTCCACGTCCAGCGATTTCGACGCGATCACCCACACGCTGCGCGGCACGGCCGACTTCCCCGAAACCCGCTGGGGCAACGACGCGACCGCCTTCGAATTCACCCTCGACCAGACCGACCCGCAGGCTGCTCGCCTGGCGAGTTACCGCTTGTCGTTGAACGCCGGCAACCTCACCGAGGTGGTGATCGGCACCACTCTGCTGCGCACCAACCCGTAA
- a CDS encoding pilus assembly FimT family protein yields MHCARPTRRYAGYTIAEMLVMVAVLSIISALAVPMFRGQDTTQLREAAKLLAADLDAAKFESMTHADDLRLVVFDTTNHTYHIAAASDPTTPITNPVDGQPYLVDFGEGRASALGIVQIQSVDLDGDDELGFGLYGQLDQATTATITLAANDAELTLTLDPATGESVIGQIQ; encoded by the coding sequence ATGCATTGCGCTCGTCCAACCCGCCGATACGCCGGCTACACCATCGCGGAGATGCTCGTGATGGTGGCGGTGCTGTCGATCATCTCCGCCCTCGCGGTGCCGATGTTCCGCGGCCAGGACACCACGCAACTCCGCGAAGCCGCCAAGCTGCTCGCCGCCGACCTCGACGCGGCCAAGTTCGAGTCGATGACCCACGCCGACGACCTGCGCCTGGTTGTCTTCGACACGACCAACCACACCTACCACATCGCCGCGGCGTCCGACCCCACCACGCCGATCACCAACCCGGTGGACGGCCAGCCGTACCTCGTCGACTTCGGCGAAGGCCGAGCCTCGGCCCTGGGCATCGTCCAGATCCAGAGCGTCGACCTCGACGGCGACGACGAACTCGGCTTCGGGCTCTACGGCCAACTCGATCAGGCCACCACCGCCACCATCACCCTCGCCGCCAACGACGCCGAGCTCACCCTCACCCTCGACCCCGCCACGGGCGAGTCCGTCATCGGGCAAATTCAGTAG
- a CDS encoding peptidase MA family metallohydrolase yields MRLGSVSSILVIGSLTLAGAAAGQHSPTTPASERKRIVAVGNPADDLQVFASHHYHIHTNLSREETVPFGRHMDAVFKQYERRFADYTQRDAGLMPLYLFRHQDEYLDFMKHHGIDATGSGGMFFVTHSIRGLATWAHGHSRSQTLRTLQHEGFHQFAWDYLGPNLPTWMNEGLAQYFEDAVILEHGMELGLGDPDRIELVRDALEYKWAVDMDELLSLDNRQWSAALRSNGSRSELLYAQSWSMVYYMIHGDDGRYLGSFEVYLRLLSEGHAHDKAFRSAFGYGALDGIEKRWRDFALQQQPDPVNVAAERLEFLGSALAFKAERDERMPRSFKSLRHDLQSRGFKLTRTHHGHREELNASDDHHFTYTRPGGQESEFLLLEPAGYGLPPRLAAPGLSPEPILMWERTDDGELVFDIEYR; encoded by the coding sequence ATGCGCCTCGGTTCTGTCTCCTCCATCCTGGTTATCGGAAGCCTCACCCTGGCGGGGGCGGCGGCCGGCCAACACAGCCCAACCACCCCGGCTTCCGAACGCAAGCGGATCGTGGCCGTGGGCAACCCGGCCGACGACCTGCAGGTCTTCGCGTCGCACCACTACCACATCCACACGAACCTCAGCCGTGAAGAGACGGTGCCGTTCGGCCGACACATGGACGCGGTGTTCAAGCAATACGAACGCCGCTTCGCCGACTACACCCAGCGCGACGCCGGGCTGATGCCGCTGTATTTGTTCCGCCACCAGGACGAATACCTCGACTTCATGAAGCACCACGGTATCGATGCCACCGGCAGCGGCGGGATGTTCTTCGTCACTCATTCCATCCGTGGCCTGGCCACCTGGGCCCACGGCCACAGCCGATCGCAGACCCTGCGCACCCTCCAACACGAAGGCTTCCACCAGTTCGCCTGGGACTACCTCGGCCCGAACCTGCCCACGTGGATGAACGAAGGCCTCGCCCAGTACTTCGAAGACGCGGTCATTCTCGAGCACGGCATGGAGCTGGGCCTGGGCGACCCCGACCGCATCGAACTCGTCCGCGATGCGTTGGAGTACAAGTGGGCGGTGGACATGGACGAGCTGCTGTCGCTGGACAACCGCCAATGGTCCGCGGCACTCCGTTCCAACGGCAGCCGATCCGAACTGCTCTACGCCCAGTCGTGGTCGATGGTCTACTACATGATCCACGGCGACGACGGACGCTACCTCGGCTCGTTCGAGGTCTACCTCCGTCTGCTCTCCGAAGGACACGCCCACGACAAAGCCTTCCGCTCGGCGTTCGGGTACGGGGCTTTGGATGGCATCGAGAAACGCTGGCGTGACTTCGCCCTGCAGCAACAGCCCGACCCGGTCAACGTCGCGGCCGAGCGTTTGGAGTTTCTGGGTTCGGCGCTCGCGTTCAAGGCCGAGCGCGACGAACGCATGCCCCGCAGCTTCAAGTCACTCCGCCACGACCTGCAGTCCCGCGGCTTCAAACTCACCCGCACCCACCACGGCCACCGCGAAGAGCTCAACGCCTCCGACGACCACCACTTCACCTACACCCGCCCCGGCGGCCAGGAATCCGAATTTCTCCTGCTCGAACCCGCGGGCTACGGCCTGCCCCCCCGCCTCGCCGCCCCCGGCCTCTCCCCCGAACCCATCCTCATGTGGGAACGCACCGACGACGGCGAACTGGTCTTCGATATCGAATACCGCTAA
- a CDS encoding LamG domain-containing protein, with translation MTSTPRPIDRTPQPRRHGLAMVLVMIALTVGTVIALTFLSGQTTSTAIAHNANRQVQARAVAEDGLEMALEHIRSNADPEWRDNFTHGVWSAEYPLNGGTFRVVLEDEDDADLGNDVSEGFTVTVEGRVDGVTHRVSTRVTPQGSAAAVSLGVLMVVPNATSLSSDDQARQALIESWGHTVTLISQNANASTFSAAIGDADVIYVSNRTSAGSVADDLTGATKGVVFEAGTLSDDLGLSSSYYHYSASYITVVDNSHPVTEGLPLGHVFVTESSSHLLAIVGSKASGLNALAQSDYGSYYTKLGVIERGEALLGGGVATGRRVAMPWGGSSFDFSKVSGDGKKIMRQAIAWAAGLSGSGKGKIQTGVVNVGAVPQTVSLRGFSDPVVVCTINYANNTQPVVVRMDEASSSGFTVWLENPSGAAVTNEDVYFIAVESGAHVVNGMKYEAQKYTSTRTDNNKSWVGEAQSYLQTYTKPVVIGQVMSANDDDWSVFWSYGNSRTNPPSGSALKTGKTVCEDSDKTRADETVGFIVFEEGHWEYSGATIDASVSADRVRGVQNSPPFTGDFEETFDEAPTIAVVTTAGLDGSDGGWAYLYGADPLSTTQVNLAMDEDQIRDSDRSHTTEQVAVVAVSGGGGGGDAPSLAALYEFVEPQPVTPQLVGHWKLDESGSASSGLTVGGMIRLSNDAKIDSYDAELGTYDSQTPEDAAVVSTNRTGSDTARVHGQSRIGGSLFIGVGGNTASDVDIQTSNGALVTGSVTTLPSSMDVSIPEPSGGIGSGSNMTHDGGTHTISSNREYKDWTVNNNAQITISGHVTITVSKALTMNEGSIIVPSGSSLTLYVKEGVRLNNSSSINPDTSGPDRVTLSSYHNTKGDITLNSTSVVSANVYAKDDLRLNNSAALYGSATVGDSFQMYSQSTLHLNAGAGGSGLVARDETGLSDGVYHGSVSGGQSGYGADAGTSVDFDGSDSFVAVPHNSAYLLDEGTVSFWVYPTSIGGTQGLVGKDAYNYEDGGHFRVVLNGSTVQVRLQSDRSSYYVQSSGGAISQNNWHHVAVGFGGQGLRLYIDGVLADTHHYYGGLGTSSGGSGNAEPWAFGVDQWRSTTLTTDGWDNPFEGRLDDIRIYDMNLETEQVADLLVGNSPGDAQSATVQDTSGNAIPLDLMISDLNDITWIDGGGLQIDRATTIVTPSGAEPLHGTLTESDAFTLEAEFTPANITQNGPARIVSYASSTSSRNFYLGQSEQAYEASVRTEFNSTGTPTAASGDVLEAGVKQHVVLSYDGEQLRLYRNGTLEVAEEWTGDLDNWDSGFQLLLGNENGGSRPWLGTLHRVAIWDGPVNSIQADNLFNGDEPGPPDGGEEGLSYLAEWIESP, from the coding sequence ATGACCTCAACGCCCCGCCCGATTGATCGCACGCCCCAACCCCGCCGCCACGGCTTGGCGATGGTGTTGGTGATGATCGCGCTGACGGTGGGCACGGTCATCGCGCTGACATTCCTCTCGGGGCAGACCACCTCGACCGCCATCGCCCACAACGCCAACCGCCAGGTCCAGGCCCGTGCGGTGGCGGAAGACGGCTTGGAGATGGCGTTGGAACACATCCGGTCCAACGCCGACCCCGAGTGGCGCGACAACTTTACGCACGGCGTGTGGAGCGCGGAATACCCGCTCAACGGCGGGACGTTCCGCGTGGTGCTCGAAGACGAAGACGACGCCGACCTGGGCAACGACGTGTCCGAAGGTTTTACCGTCACGGTCGAGGGCCGGGTGGACGGCGTCACGCACCGCGTGTCTACCCGGGTCACGCCTCAGGGCAGCGCCGCGGCGGTGAGCCTGGGCGTGCTCATGGTCGTGCCCAATGCCACCTCGCTCAGCAGCGACGACCAGGCCCGGCAGGCGTTGATCGAGTCGTGGGGGCACACGGTGACGCTGATCTCACAGAACGCCAATGCCTCGACCTTCTCGGCGGCGATCGGCGACGCCGACGTGATCTACGTGAGCAACCGCACCTCGGCGGGCAGCGTCGCGGACGACCTGACGGGCGCCACCAAGGGTGTGGTGTTCGAAGCGGGCACGCTCTCGGATGACCTGGGCCTGTCCAGCAGCTACTACCACTACTCGGCCTCGTACATCACGGTGGTCGACAACTCGCACCCGGTCACCGAGGGCCTGCCCCTGGGGCACGTCTTCGTGACCGAATCGAGCTCGCACCTGCTGGCCATTGTCGGGAGCAAGGCCTCGGGGCTGAACGCGCTGGCCCAGTCGGACTACGGCAGCTACTACACCAAGCTCGGCGTCATCGAACGTGGCGAGGCCTTGCTGGGCGGCGGGGTCGCCACCGGCCGCCGGGTGGCGATGCCCTGGGGCGGCAGCAGCTTTGATTTCAGCAAGGTTAGCGGCGACGGCAAGAAGATCATGCGCCAGGCCATCGCCTGGGCCGCGGGCTTATCGGGCTCGGGCAAGGGCAAGATCCAGACCGGGGTGGTCAACGTCGGTGCGGTGCCCCAGACCGTTTCGCTCCGCGGCTTTTCCGACCCCGTGGTCGTCTGCACCATCAACTACGCCAACAACACCCAGCCCGTGGTTGTGCGGATGGACGAAGCCTCGTCCAGCGGTTTCACCGTCTGGCTGGAGAACCCCTCGGGCGCCGCGGTGACTAACGAGGACGTGTACTTCATCGCGGTCGAGTCCGGGGCCCACGTGGTCAACGGCATGAAGTACGAGGCGCAGAAATACACCTCGACCCGCACCGACAACAACAAGTCCTGGGTCGGCGAAGCGCAGTCGTACTTGCAAACGTACACCAAGCCGGTGGTGATCGGCCAGGTGATGAGCGCCAACGACGACGACTGGTCGGTGTTCTGGAGCTACGGCAACTCGCGGACCAACCCGCCCAGCGGCAGCGCGCTTAAGACCGGCAAGACGGTCTGCGAAGACTCGGACAAAACCCGGGCCGACGAGACCGTGGGCTTCATCGTTTTTGAAGAGGGCCACTGGGAATACAGCGGCGCGACGATCGATGCGTCGGTGTCGGCCGACCGGGTGCGGGGCGTGCAGAACAGCCCGCCGTTTACCGGCGACTTTGAAGAAACGTTCGACGAGGCGCCGACCATTGCGGTTGTGACCACCGCGGGCCTCGACGGATCGGACGGAGGCTGGGCGTATCTCTACGGCGCAGACCCGCTCAGCACGACTCAAGTCAACCTGGCGATGGATGAAGACCAGATCCGCGACAGCGACCGCAGCCACACCACCGAGCAGGTCGCGGTCGTCGCGGTCTCCGGCGGCGGGGGGGGGGGCGACGCGCCCTCGCTCGCGGCGTTGTACGAGTTTGTCGAGCCCCAGCCCGTGACCCCGCAGCTGGTCGGCCACTGGAAGCTGGACGAATCGGGCTCGGCGTCGTCCGGGCTCACCGTCGGCGGCATGATCCGTCTGAGCAACGACGCCAAGATCGACAGCTACGACGCCGAGCTGGGCACCTACGACTCGCAAACCCCCGAAGACGCCGCGGTCGTTTCGACCAACCGCACCGGAAGCGACACCGCACGCGTCCACGGCCAATCGCGGATCGGCGGCAGCCTGTTCATCGGCGTCGGCGGCAACACCGCCAGTGATGTCGACATTCAGACCTCCAACGGCGCGTTGGTGACCGGCAGCGTGACCACCCTGCCGTCGTCCATGGACGTCTCGATCCCCGAGCCCTCGGGCGGGATCGGTTCGGGCTCGAACATGACCCACGACGGCGGGACCCACACGATCTCGTCCAACCGCGAATACAAGGACTGGACGGTCAACAACAACGCCCAGATCACGATCAGCGGCCACGTCACGATCACCGTCAGCAAGGCGCTGACGATGAACGAGGGCAGCATCATCGTGCCGTCCGGCTCGTCGCTGACGCTTTACGTCAAAGAAGGGGTTCGCCTCAACAACAGCTCTTCGATCAACCCCGACACGTCCGGCCCGGACCGCGTCACGCTCAGCAGCTACCACAACACCAAGGGCGACATCACCCTCAACAGCACCTCGGTCGTCAGCGCCAACGTCTACGCCAAAGACGACCTGCGGCTCAACAACTCGGCGGCGTTGTATGGCTCGGCGACCGTGGGGGACTCATTCCAGATGTACAGCCAGTCCACGCTGCACCTCAACGCCGGGGCGGGCGGCTCGGGGCTTGTGGCCCGGGACGAGACCGGCCTCAGCGACGGCGTCTACCACGGCTCGGTCAGCGGCGGGCAGTCCGGCTACGGTGCCGACGCGGGCACTTCCGTGGACTTCGACGGCTCCGACAGCTTCGTCGCGGTGCCCCACAACTCGGCCTACCTGCTCGACGAGGGCACCGTGTCCTTCTGGGTTTACCCCACGAGTATTGGCGGCACGCAGGGGCTGGTCGGCAAGGACGCGTACAACTACGAAGACGGCGGACACTTCCGCGTGGTGCTCAACGGCTCGACCGTTCAGGTCCGGCTCCAAAGCGACCGCAGCAGCTACTACGTTCAGTCGTCCGGCGGGGCGATCAGCCAAAACAATTGGCACCACGTCGCGGTCGGTTTCGGCGGCCAGGGGCTTCGTCTCTACATCGACGGCGTCCTCGCGGACACCCACCACTACTACGGCGGGTTGGGCACGTCTTCGGGTGGTAGCGGCAACGCCGAGCCCTGGGCGTTCGGCGTCGACCAGTGGCGCAGCACCACACTCACCACCGACGGCTGGGACAACCCCTTCGAGGGCCGGCTCGACGACATCCGCATCTACGACATGAACCTGGAAACCGAGCAGGTCGCCGACCTGTTGGTGGGCAACTCGCCCGGTGATGCGCAGAGCGCCACGGTGCAGGACACCTCGGGCAACGCCATCCCGCTGGACCTCATGATCTCCGACCTCAACGACATCACCTGGATCGATGGCGGCGGGCTGCAGATCGATCGAGCGACCACCATCGTGACCCCAAGCGGCGCTGAGCCGTTGCACGGAACGCTGACCGAGAGCGACGCGTTCACCCTCGAAGCCGAGTTCACCCCCGCGAACATCACCCAGAACGGCCCCGCGCGGATCGTCAGCTACGCCAGCAGCACCTCGAGCCGCAACTTTTACCTCGGCCAATCGGAGCAGGCCTACGAGGCGAGCGTCCGCACCGAGTTCAACAGCACGGGCACGCCCACCGCGGCTTCGGGCGATGTCCTCGAAGCAGGCGTGAAGCAGCACGTGGTGCTCAGCTACGACGGCGAGCAGCTCCGGCTATACCGCAACGGCACCCTCGAGGTCGCCGAGGAGTGGACCGGCGACCTGGACAACTGGGATAGCGGATTCCAGCTGCTGCTGGGCAACGAGAACGGCGGCAGTCGGCCGTGGCTCGGCACGCTGCACCGCGTGGCCATCTGGGACGGCCCGGTCAACAGCATCCAGGCCGACAACCTGTTCAACGGCGACGAGCCCGGCCCGCCCGACGGCGGCGAGGAAGGCTTGTCGTATCTGGCCGAGTGGATCGAGTCGCCGTAA
- a CDS encoding PIG-L family deacetylase translates to MNIIVTGPHPDDQELGMGGTIARLASQGHNVLVLDMTNGEPTPYGSVEQREIEWNAALEVLNRQAANGGKVTRRLLGLKNREVQHTLEARHAMAGVIREHQAEMIFLPFEEDAHPDHRAVTRIVEDARFDAKLTKTDLPGEPIYPKWMIYYYCTHLRWVANPSFCLDITEQMDLKVDSIKAYETQFVIPEKNRRVVEFVREMNGYIGSRIGTRYAEPFFTKEPLGLNSLEGLVM, encoded by the coding sequence ATGAACATCATCGTCACCGGCCCGCACCCCGACGACCAGGAACTCGGCATGGGCGGCACCATCGCCCGTCTCGCTTCGCAAGGGCACAACGTGCTCGTCCTCGATATGACCAACGGCGAGCCCACACCCTACGGCTCGGTCGAGCAGCGCGAGATCGAATGGAATGCAGCGCTCGAGGTGCTCAACCGCCAGGCCGCGAACGGCGGCAAGGTGACCCGCCGACTGCTCGGCCTGAAGAACCGCGAAGTCCAACACACCCTCGAAGCCCGCCACGCCATGGCCGGCGTCATCCGTGAACACCAGGCCGAGATGATCTTCCTGCCGTTCGAGGAAGACGCCCACCCCGACCACCGCGCGGTGACACGCATCGTCGAAGACGCACGCTTCGATGCGAAGCTGACCAAGACCGACCTGCCCGGCGAGCCGATCTACCCCAAGTGGATGATCTATTACTACTGCACGCACCTGCGCTGGGTCGCCAACCCGTCGTTCTGCCTGGACATCACCGAGCAGATGGACCTGAAGGTTGATTCGATCAAGGCCTACGAGACGCAGTTCGTCATCCCCGAGAAGAACCGCCGGGTGGTGGAATTCGTGCGTGAAATGAACGGCTACATTGGCAGCCGCATCGGCACGCGCTACGCCGAGCCGTTCTTCACGAAGGAGCCGTTGGGGCTGAATTCGTTGGAGGGGTTGGTGATGTGA